The genomic region ACGGCACCTTTTTCAGTTCTTTAAATTGATTGGTAGCGTAAATATGAACCATTTAATATTGTGTATTTCATACTAGCAAGGATGCCTCTCCACTAGTTTTAACAATAAATTAATTTCTATGTTCTGTAAAGGATTAAATGATATATACTGTAAATGTATTATCAATACAAACTGGACATATTTCTTGCAGTACGATTGCAAATATATGTAGAAATATATGTGTAGAAATAAATAGCTGCTGTAACCGACAGGATCCGACAGGGAGCATCACCTTGTGTGATTCCTTGATTTGTTAATACATTAAAGCCAAACTGTTTACGTTTGTAGTTGCTGTCAGTGTCGTCAGGGCTGGACcgggacaaaaaatcggccctggcatttttggtttagacccTAATAGTTACGGAACACAACCgtcttgtaatttatgtatgtgagGTATGACgtggattttatttttattactggttaaagtcattggattcaatcttagcattaatatatttacggcatttggcagacgcccttaccCTTATACAGAGCgagttacatttttatacaagtgagcaattgagggttaaggtcCTTGCTCAGGGGAACCTCTGTCAggtctgggactcgaacccgggaccttccggtcacaagaccagttccctaaccaccaggccatcaaTCACTTGActttattgaaatcatctctaatatgtattttctgaatttctctgATATAACAGCTCAtttctaattcttcaggttaaatgtgctccctcctttaaacagctataacatgcatttgtatctggctacaaacaaagctgctaagttttaaaatctgtaattttacttgtttgagtgcttttaaaaacatgttgaaccacagcatagAGGCTACGAATTCAAACTACTGtgcagcctttcaacacacctttaacctacatatctaaaatgctatgatagcctaaaatggacacttgctgctcatccaacacttctcagtcttgaccattttatgctattttatcagaataagggcgCGTGGCTGCCAGATTTCATGAAGTTTCCAAAGACCAATTAATATTGATACTAATCTATCAccattgctcatcattctcatgtaataaagtccctgtgttatcccaacgttactacctgcttacgtactacactttccctctcagtctgtccctcggtttctctttcacaagcctgcatctctggctgctgctctccctgtctgctgctgctgtcttcacctacagaggacgcggaggctacagcagcgaacatgtctgtgattttacacattttgtaacatctacattgagactcttcaatttcttcACGCGTAACTTCTCCGCTCCTCCTTTCTGCCGCTTCTGTTGCTCCATTctgcctctcctttaacaacgcgatcaacactgaacgtagcgggagttacagcggaccacgcagagaaagggtggggccaCTTTCGTCCAGtatcctgattggttcagtccactgtccatattgaagatgggccaatgggccGCCCCCTCTAAATTATGGACCGTCTCTTAGAAAAAGGGAAGAAAAAATCCATCGGCCCctgaggactgtcggcccaccgggcaaatgcccagtacgccagattaccagtccagccctgagTGTCACCAATacattttttcttcaagtaAACGTTTAGTGACTGCTATTAGGATGTAAAGATAATAGTATATAGTGTTTTAGTCGCTTACCTTACTCAGCTTCACGTTGGGAAATGGAGATGGAGAAATGTGACCCATATCCCGCTTTTGTTCTGTCGCGCGTGTAAATCAGAACAATCGATCCTGCTATAATCTTAAGTATTGAAAGTTTGAGCTTGGTACCATAGTGCAGACAAATAACCAACTGGCCAAATCACCGTTAAAATTGAAACGTTCTGCTATACTAAATAAGAGTAAGCCTTCGTGTAAGTGGGAAGACTTAGACCACATGCAGTAGGTGACAACGTAAACGATTTTGAAAATCTAGAAAAATTTTACTTAATCGATAACGAATAAGGAAGGCTGTGAAACAACTTCTAATGCTGTCGGGTTTACTTTATAAACGAACAATTTTTCACATTGACTGTAAAACTAAAACAAAAGCAAAGAGAGAAAGCAACCAGACAAAATCTTATAAGGCAGACTAATGTTGTGGCCAATTTATATTCATTACGAGTGTTCCGTTGGTTATATAGCGAATTACATAAATGTAGACTATGTAAGGAAATTATACGCTTTAGGTTAAACCAATTTATATATTTTCGAGTATTCATCTACTGTTTTGTGTAATTTATTTCAGCTCCTACGTGAGTTATTTGGTTGGTAGGTAACAGTTAACGAGATAATATTTTCGGGTGGAAAAACCATGCGAGGTGGGGGATATACGATTTTTAATTTGTTAAAATGTGAAATACATGTCAAGGTCTGCGCAATTAACATGTTTCTAAAATATGCAGTCCACAAAGGCCTGTGATACTAGACAGGCATATAATGCTTGGGTAGACTTGTATGTCCAATGGGAaaaattaagtatgatttagTGCTAGAAGAAAAATACTTATTGTTTTTAATTGCAAAAAGTTCACCACAATTGTACAATATAATTTCACGTGTTTCTTTATTTTTCAATATAGCTATTAATTTTCACGATATAACGACTTTGAAATATACATTCAATCTTTTGAACCACAATAACAGTACACATACAGTTTTATAACATTTCCACAGCACCCGTTAGattgcacaaaatgaaaaatGTCTTATGCAAGTCTCTTCTTTAGAATACAGATTCGTACACCTTAATTTATTTCCATTAACATTTAAAAGGTTCTTTGAAAAGCACATGAAAAGTATTTTTCCAACTGACAAGGACGTCATGAACCAGTTATTTTTATAAGCTAAACAGTTTTCCAACTGCTTTCCCCATTTGTTTTTGCACGTTGTATATCATAGGTCTATGTTACATATAAGTGTGTACGTGTAGGCTACGGTGCCGAAAGAAATTGCTGACGTCGGCAACTAATGTTCGTACAAACCATTTCTTTTGATTTCTCAAAATATATTAAATTCCTGCATGAACATCATACATTCAGAATGCATAGCTAAAGTACTTATATATTTACTGTTCAATGGGCTAGGCTATCTTGAAAATCGAATTTCATATTGTCCTGCATTtatattttggtgtaatttgaagtaacctttcttttttttttagatcaTTGGGGTCCGCAAATAATAATTCTTCGTGTTTATTGTCCCCTCTTGTGcaacaaaaaaagtataaatgaatatataagaatatatattaattattcttattttttgtatttcgTTCACAACGTCATGCATTGTGTAAATATTAAATCGAATTGTTTTCTTACCTGCCATTTACTGTGCATGTTAAGATCTAATTTTAGATCTATTTTTGGCTTAGGTGAATATGTTTAAACGTTTTAACACCAAGTGTATGCGCCAAAGTGATGCGCATGATTTGTTGTTACAACATGATTTCTTGAATTTTATAAAAACTAAAGATGGTGAGTTTGGGGGAAATTTGCTTGTTTACATTTTGGGTGCATTATAACATATCACCTTACCACCACTAGCATTTCTCAGAATTAATCGTGTATGTTATATTTGAATGCTTCAATGAGGCCTTCCATGGAATGAATGAATCCAGAAACACTACATATACCTCCAATTACAAATATAGCGACATCAAAAAAAACTTGGTGCCAAAGTAGCTTCCTCCAGAGCAGCTTGAGGTGAAAGAGGCTGGGAAGGAGAAAGCATAAACCTGCACCTGTCAGACTGCCTGTTAAGCCCATGAGTAGCGCAAAGTGTGGAACATAGATGGCCATTAACATGGTGAACACAACAAGACCACATCGGAGTGAGAGACCCCATGACTTGAGACGGCCATCACCCCCATAACAATCCGGGAAAAACGCACGCCCTCCATCCTGAAAAAACGTCTTCTCCAGGACTTCAACAGCAGCAAAAAATGGCAGTGGATATGACAGCAGGGCCTTGGACACTAAGAAAAGGTTGACAACGGCCCTGATTCCAGATGGCAAGTTATCGGTGATCACTTCCTTGGTTTCATCTGCCCAGGTTAGATATGCCACCAGAGCAAAGAGCCCTTTGAGGATGCAAGCAGCAATGTGAGTCCAGTTCATCATGCTGTGGAACTCACTGGGTTTCTGCATGTTCCCCTCCAATGATGGCAAGAAAATCTGGGAAGTGTAGCTGAACACGATGATACCAATAGAGATAGGGAACTTCTTCACATCAATGTAAAACTTAACCTTGTCCCAGGCCCAGTCTCTTGCCCTAGAGAGGCAGTATGCTATCACAAGGATGTTGATGATGAAATGAGCAAGAGTGCAGAGCAAGCTGAACTTGGACACGGCTTTTAAGTTTTTGAGGAAAGCGCAAGGCAGCAGTGCAGCGGTGGCGATGATGGCCCAGGACCTCTGGGACACAGGGAGGGTTGGGAAGCTGTTGTACATCAGGTTACCACTCACAACCACATATAAAATACAGGTCATCACAAGCTCAATGATCTGGGCTACATTCACGATGTGGCCTCCTAGTGCGGGAAACCTGGGAGCACAGCAAGCGTTGGCAATGTCAACATACGAGTCCCTGACACGCACCAGCTGTCCGTCTTCATTCTCTTCATAGAGGCAAGCGATGAGGATTTTCCCTGTGTAACAGCACACAACTGCAGCAAAAATGATGAGAAAAAGTCCGAGATATCCACCGTGGAGAATAGCATATGGTAAGCCAAGTACAAACATTCCCTGTGAACACATAAGCAATTCAATATCATTAAACCTATATTTATAGAAAGATGCAAATTAATGCTGCATAGTTGGTTGTTATGAGACATGATATATGATTACATGGCTTGGTTTACTTAGGCTTTTGCATTTCTGTATTGATAATAATGTTGATTTTCTGAGTATcttgtattggtgtgtgtgtaggaatgaTCTTCCTATACATGGGAAAAACATGGGTAACAGTTAACGAGATAACATTTTCGGGTGGAAAAACCATCCGTGGTGGGGGATATACGATTTTTAATTTGTTAAAATGTGAAATACATGTCAAGGTCTGCGCAATTAACATGTTTCTAAAATATGCAGTCCACAAAGGCCTGTGATACTAGACAGGCATATAATGCTTGGGTAGACTTGTATGTCTGTGAATTCAGTGTTCTTGATTATCACTATTACATCATTCTCTCATCAACTGGGGAGACCAAAGAGAGAGTGTTATAATGATCTGCAGCTTTgagctaatcaaacacacacaattaaatgtgtgcttgtgtgtgtttgtgtttgtgtgtgtgtgtgtgttatttcagGGTATCCAATAATGTATTCATTATGCCTATAAATTTCTCCTTGTGTATTTTTATAGTCTTTTAATTGCCCCTAATTATTTCATATTCAAATTATTTCATACATAATGTCAAATATTTCAGAATTTACTAAATTCACCTTTGAATCACACATTTTAGGAAAAAATGCGAATGCATCCTTACCTGGATAGCATTAGTAACGTTCCAACCTGCCTCCCAAGCAGTAATTTTTGGCTTATCTTGAGAGGCAAGTTCGTTACACATACCACCGTCTTTCGACGCGGAGGATGAGGGACCAGTGCCGTCTCTCTGGTAGTGACTGTCCCCTTCCATACTACCATCTTCCACAGTCATCCCGGCCCCCTCCATCTCCTCGTTTTTGAGTATGTCCATCTGCAGTCCTTGCCTGTGGTCATAATCCAGATCATCGCAGGCAGCGAAGCCCAAGGCTTCCTCA from Brachyhypopomus gauderio isolate BG-103 chromosome 8, BGAUD_0.2, whole genome shotgun sequence harbors:
- the slc32a1 gene encoding vesicular inhibitory amino acid transporter — encoded protein: MATLIRSKISNKLSNAASTVTNKSQAKVSGMFARMGFQAATDEEALGFAACDDLDYDHRQGLQMDILKNEEMEGAGMTVEDGSMEGDSHYQRDGTGPSSSASKDGGMCNELASQDKPKITAWEAGWNVTNAIQGMFVLGLPYAILHGGYLGLFLIIFAAVVCCYTGKILIACLYEENEDGQLVRVRDSYVDIANACCAPRFPALGGHIVNVAQIIELVMTCILYVVVSGNLMYNSFPTLPVSQRSWAIIATAALLPCAFLKNLKAVSKFSLLCTLAHFIINILVIAYCLSRARDWAWDKVKFYIDVKKFPISIGIIVFSYTSQIFLPSLEGNMQKPSEFHSMMNWTHIAACILKGLFALVAYLTWADETKEVITDNLPSGIRAVVNLFLVSKALLSYPLPFFAAVEVLEKTFFQDGGRAFFPDCYGGDGRLKSWGLSLRCGLVVFTMLMAIYVPHFALLMGLTGSLTGAGLCFLLPSLFHLKLLWRKLLWHQVFFDVAIFVIGGICSVSGFIHSMEGLIEAFKYNIHD